Proteins encoded within one genomic window of Mycoplasma phocoenae:
- a CDS encoding MSC_0882 family membrane protein: MDIKPWNNNNNISNTKTVRVDIDQNINTKTFKSTKTETIDPKGIIPNGIYKVFKGQRSVKLFNIVIELVLLITGITFFTIFLTKPIWLNKEGHIPWFWYVVDIVGVLLVVWRLAIDSIELNGIIQTAKEYRNYIIRGETSTPAFITLLYRKIVMKQVLYNWLTIAYVFYFGLFIAIFWSLKEAQWWQSRGIDPETKEAIYFLDFKAWIAHSFPNPMIWIYVFISVLVIGIVLHVVISLIRRSRIATIENFVGSNVIDYNKIMEDKQKTNRFYAKIFFISILILLVIPFIVILMVKRILLSRKKG; this comes from the coding sequence ATGGATATTAAACCGTGAAATAATAACAATAATATCTCCAATACAAAAACAGTAAGAGTTGATATAGATCAAAACATCAACACAAAGACTTTTAAATCAACAAAAACTGAAACAATAGACCCTAAAGGTATTATACCTAATGGAATTTACAAAGTATTCAAGGGACAGCGTTCAGTTAAGTTATTCAATATAGTTATTGAATTAGTTTTACTAATAACTGGAATTACATTTTTTACAATCTTCTTAACAAAACCGATATGGCTTAATAAAGAAGGTCATATTCCTTGGTTTTGATATGTCGTAGACATTGTGGGTGTGCTACTGGTTGTATGGAGACTAGCCATTGATTCTATTGAATTAAACGGTATTATTCAAACTGCTAAAGAGTATAGAAATTACATTATAAGAGGCGAAACTTCAACACCGGCATTTATTACTTTATTGTATAGAAAAATTGTCATGAAACAAGTTTTATATAATTGATTAACAATTGCTTATGTCTTTTACTTTGGATTATTTATTGCTATCTTTTGATCACTAAAAGAGGCTCAATGATGACAATCAAGAGGAATCGACCCCGAAACAAAAGAAGCAATATACTTTTTAGATTTTAAAGCTTGAATTGCACATTCATTCCCAAACCCAATGATTTGAATATATGTGTTTATATCAGTATTAGTAATTGGAATAGTTTTACACGTTGTAATATCGCTGATAAGACGTTCAAGAATAGCAACAATAGAAAACTTCGTTGGATCAAATGTAATTGATTACAACAAAATAATGGAAGATAAACAGAAAACTAATAGATTTTACGCTAAAATATTTTTTATATCAATATTAATATTGTTAGTTATTCCCTTCATTGTTATATTGATGGTTAAAAGAATTTTATTAAGTAGAAAGAAAGGATAA
- the arcA gene encoding arginine deiminase, whose product MSVFNKDFNGIHVYSEVGNLKTVLVHEPGREIDYITPGRLDELLFSAMLETATARKEHQSFVASLKERGINVVELVDLIVETFDLASKDAQNKLIEEFLEDSNPVLSEEHKAAVRKFLVSKSTREMVEFMLAGITKYDLGIEAQNELIVDPMPNLYFTRDPFASVGNGVTIHYMRYKVRQRETLFSRFVFDNHPKLTNTPRYYDPSMKLAIEGGDVFVYNEKTLVVGVSERTDLETVTLLAKNIKANKECLFNRIVAVNVPKWTNLMHLDTWLTMLDTDKFLYSPILLDVLKFWDYDLTVEGEAQPKESGLPLDQLLESIIGKKPILIPIAGEGATRMEVEIETHFDGTNYLAVAPGVVVGYSRNKKTNAALEKAGITVLPFHGNQLSLGMGNARCMSMPLWREDIK is encoded by the coding sequence ATGTCAGTATTTAATAAAGATTTCAACGGAATACACGTTTACAGTGAAGTTGGAAATTTAAAAACAGTTTTAGTTCACGAACCAGGTCGTGAAATTGATTACATTACACCAGGTAGATTAGACGAATTATTATTCTCAGCTATGTTAGAAACAGCTACAGCTAGAAAAGAACACCAATCATTCGTTGCATCTTTAAAAGAAAGAGGAATCAATGTTGTTGAATTAGTAGACTTAATTGTTGAAACATTTGATTTAGCTTCAAAAGATGCTCAAAACAAATTGATAGAAGAATTCTTAGAAGATTCTAACCCTGTTTTAAGCGAAGAACACAAAGCAGCAGTTAGAAAATTCTTAGTTTCAAAATCAACACGTGAAATGGTTGAATTTATGTTAGCAGGAATCACAAAATATGATTTAGGAATTGAAGCACAAAACGAATTAATCGTTGACCCAATGCCTAACTTATACTTCACTCGTGATCCATTTGCATCAGTTGGAAACGGTGTTACAATTCACTACATGCGTTACAAAGTACGTCAACGTGAAACATTATTCTCACGTTTCGTATTCGATAACCACCCTAAATTAACAAACACACCACGTTACTACGACCCTTCAATGAAATTAGCTATCGAAGGTGGAGACGTATTCGTATACAATGAAAAAACATTAGTAGTTGGAGTTTCAGAAAGAACAGACTTAGAAACAGTTACTTTATTAGCTAAAAACATTAAAGCAAACAAAGAATGTCTATTTAACAGAATCGTTGCAGTTAACGTTCCAAAATGAACAAACTTAATGCACTTAGATACATGATTAACAATGTTGGACACAGATAAATTCTTATACTCACCAATTTTATTAGACGTATTAAAATTCTGAGATTACGATTTAACAGTAGAAGGTGAAGCACAACCTAAAGAAAGTGGATTACCATTAGATCAATTATTAGAATCAATTATTGGTAAAAAACCTATCTTAATTCCTATTGCTGGAGAAGGCGCAACAAGAATGGAAGTTGAAATCGAAACACACTTCGATGGAACAAACTACTTGGCAGTAGCACCAGGAGTTGTTGTGGGATACTCACGTAACAAAAAAACAAATGCAGCTCTAGAAAAAGCTGGAATTACAGTATTACCATTCCACGGTAACCAATTATCATTAGGTATGGGAAATGCTCGTTGTATGTCAATGCCTCTATGAAGAGAAGACATCAAATAA
- a CDS encoding APC family permease gives MSDKTKSQKISFFSAMLIVVGGTIGAGIFFVSKQVNGYSQGSLLLAIFCWILAACAIVAMGLALIEIASVRNDNLSLIGWNKVFNSRFIYKGSKNFMVYIYLPLTYFFMPFYVIASFQEGLGAFGNNKFGTEVDWIIWLVISLAMSAYFIIVPAIWSKVGDIQNKAILSVKFIPLALVAILGLALLFSGKSNGFPIKTDSLEISESIKLGESIKTWTGMGAGLGLFLAIAAIFFSFDAFYVAAGISSEMKEPKKTPLAILMGIVVITVVYLLIAIAISVNGGTVSEMTKNLAKLLGKKASDIILGILNLCIAFGILGIINSYSMWSARYVEDLYADGDLPFWQKFYKKLNPNKPWVGVKFGLIIALPISALFVTIGAVAYRGGLIWDDEYGSGMNYVYGFCDLMATWTALFTFAFIAFAIFGAIKNRKTNKIEIKEKKAYFMPCAWIAVIATMLALGVTLLVPFIDLFILAGFDENTKAPALVAAAQDAVEKAKNDPEKLQKAQEALKALVDGNNGLDAARTFFKETLFSRLSIIVVLFIFLGLTFLPTIFEDLMAKKKFGSVAKYEAWKAEQLSK, from the coding sequence ATGAGCGATAAAACAAAATCACAAAAGATTAGTTTCTTTTCAGCAATGTTAATCGTTGTTGGTGGAACAATTGGTGCTGGTATTTTCTTCGTTTCTAAACAAGTTAATGGCTACTCACAAGGTTCATTACTATTAGCCATCTTTTGTTGAATACTTGCAGCATGTGCTATTGTTGCAATGGGTCTAGCCCTAATCGAAATAGCAAGCGTTCGTAATGATAACTTATCGTTAATCGGTTGAAACAAAGTTTTTAACAGTAGATTCATCTATAAAGGTTCAAAAAACTTTATGGTTTACATCTATTTACCATTAACATACTTCTTTATGCCGTTTTACGTAATCGCATCATTCCAAGAAGGATTAGGAGCCTTTGGTAATAACAAATTTGGAACAGAAGTAGATTGAATCATTTGATTAGTAATTTCACTAGCAATGTCAGCATACTTCATTATTGTTCCAGCAATATGATCAAAAGTAGGGGATATTCAAAATAAAGCTATTTTATCAGTTAAATTTATTCCTCTAGCATTAGTAGCTATCTTAGGATTAGCATTACTATTTTCAGGAAAATCAAACGGATTCCCAATCAAAACAGATTCATTAGAGATTTCTGAATCAATTAAATTGGGAGAATCAATTAAAACATGAACAGGAATGGGTGCAGGATTGGGATTATTCTTAGCTATTGCAGCTATCTTCTTCTCATTCGACGCATTCTATGTTGCAGCAGGTATTTCTTCAGAAATGAAAGAACCTAAAAAAACACCATTAGCAATTTTAATGGGTATTGTAGTTATTACAGTAGTTTACTTATTAATTGCTATAGCTATCTCAGTTAACGGTGGAACAGTATCCGAAATGACTAAAAACCTAGCAAAATTATTAGGTAAAAAAGCATCAGATATAATTTTAGGAATTCTAAACTTATGTATCGCATTTGGTATTTTAGGAATTATTAACTCATACTCAATGTGATCAGCACGTTACGTAGAAGACTTATACGCAGATGGTGACTTACCATTCTGACAAAAATTTTACAAAAAATTAAACCCTAACAAACCATGAGTTGGAGTTAAATTTGGATTAATCATCGCATTACCAATTTCAGCATTATTCGTTACAATTGGTGCAGTAGCCTACAGAGGTGGATTAATTTGAGATGATGAATACGGATCAGGAATGAACTATGTATATGGATTCTGTGATTTAATGGCAACATGAACAGCTTTATTCACATTCGCATTTATAGCATTCGCAATCTTCGGTGCAATTAAAAACCGTAAAACAAACAAAATTGAAATTAAAGAGAAAAAAGCATACTTTATGCCATGTGCATGAATAGCAGTTATTGCTACAATGTTAGCTTTAGGTGTAACATTATTAGTTCCATTCATCGACTTATTTATCCTAGCAGGATTTGATGAAAATACTAAAGCACCAGCATTAGTTGCAGCTGCTCAAGACGCAGTTGAAAAAGCAAAAAACGACCCAGAAAAATTACAAAAAGCACAAGAAGCATTAAAAGCATTAGTCGACGGAAACAATGGATTAGACGCAGCTAGAACATTCTTTAAAGAAACATTATTCTCACGTCTATCAATCATAGTAGTTCTATTCATTTTCTTAGGACTTACATTCTTACCTACAATATTTGAAGACTTAATGGCTAAGAAAAAATTTGGTTCAGTAGCTAAATACGAAGCTTGAAAAGCAGAACAATTATCAAAATAA
- a CDS encoding ATP-binding cassette domain-containing protein codes for MNIKFQNVCAHYKNNKNSVLKNINFEAKKGSWLAIVGPSGSGKTSIINTFYGDLKISTGSIFIDNQNFLKKSFWNKRKYWKKIGFVSQTNNLIDTDDVYTNIKREFLFPWISKKQKEMIHTLLTQFHMFEKIYTRIDELSGGQKQRVELIKLCLKNKLAIFLDEPTNNLDTKTTNIIFKHLKKWTQKHSITTIAVMHDLEAVKEFFDEYIAVVDGEIISSGPVKLLTKKELNNIYK; via the coding sequence ATGAATATAAAATTCCAAAACGTTTGTGCACATTATAAGAATAATAAAAACAGCGTACTAAAAAACATAAATTTTGAAGCTAAAAAAGGTTCTTGATTAGCGATAGTGGGTCCATCAGGATCTGGTAAAACTTCAATAATAAATACATTTTATGGTGATTTAAAAATTAGTACTGGTTCAATATTTATTGATAATCAAAACTTTTTAAAAAAAAGTTTTTGAAACAAGAGAAAATACTGAAAAAAAATCGGTTTTGTGAGTCAAACTAATAATCTGATTGATACAGACGATGTATATACAAACATAAAAAGAGAATTTTTGTTTCCATGAATTTCAAAAAAACAAAAAGAAATGATTCACACTCTTTTAACTCAGTTTCACATGTTTGAAAAAATATATACTCGTATTGATGAATTAAGTGGGGGCCAAAAACAAAGAGTTGAATTAATTAAGTTATGTTTAAAAAATAAATTGGCAATCTTTTTAGATGAGCCAACTAATAATTTAGATACAAAAACGACTAATATAATTTTTAAGCATTTAAAAAAATGAACACAAAAACATTCAATAACAACAATAGCAGTAATGCATGATTTGGAAGCTGTTAAAGAATTTTTTGATGAATATATAGCAGTAGTGGATGGGGAAATAATCAGTAGTGGTCCAGTAAAATTATTGACAAAAAAAGAATTAAACAATATATATAAGTAA
- the rpmB gene encoding 50S ribosomal protein L28 — MPGKDWLTGKKAQSGNKRSHALNATRRTFDLNLQKVTILDNGQKKRIRVTAKTARTLKKYGLTA, encoded by the coding sequence ATGCCAGGTAAAGACTGATTAACAGGCAAAAAAGCTCAAAGTGGAAACAAGAGATCTCATGCTTTAAACGCAACAAGAAGAACATTTGATCTTAACTTACAAAAAGTTACCATCTTAGACAACGGGCAAAAGAAAAGAATCCGTGTAACCGCTAAAACAGCAAGAACATTAAAAAAATATGGTCTTACTGCTTAA
- the rsmG gene encoding 16S rRNA (guanine(527)-N(7))-methyltransferase RsmG: protein MLTKTKISQILNNYSINISEEKLNKLVKYYELIETKNKVMNLTGFKEEELVIQGLVESILCLNKSFNLTEKEKYKLVDIGAGAGFPSVPYFIVNQEKIELTIIEPLKKRCVFLQEVSDALNLNISIINERAENIKSIEVFDLITARAVTHLKNLIEITCQLGKINSQQVFIKGDNADKEIKESQKIINVLNVKVKSTKFNTQGIRNNTLVSIIKNKSAPKLYPRAWSKIISDK from the coding sequence ATGCTTACAAAGACGAAGATTTCACAGATTTTGAATAATTATTCCATAAATATATCTGAAGAAAAACTTAACAAATTAGTCAAATATTATGAATTAATTGAAACAAAAAATAAAGTTATGAATTTAACAGGATTTAAAGAAGAAGAATTAGTTATTCAGGGTTTAGTTGAATCTATTCTTTGTTTAAATAAATCATTTAATTTGACTGAAAAAGAAAAATACAAATTAGTTGATATAGGCGCTGGTGCCGGCTTTCCATCAGTTCCTTATTTTATCGTTAACCAAGAAAAAATTGAACTTACAATTATCGAACCCTTAAAAAAACGCTGTGTCTTTTTACAAGAAGTCAGTGATGCTTTAAATTTAAATATTTCAATTATTAATGAAAGAGCTGAAAATATTAAATCGATTGAAGTATTCGATTTAATAACTGCAAGAGCGGTAACACATTTAAAAAATTTAATAGAAATAACTTGTCAATTGGGAAAAATAAATTCACAACAAGTTTTTATAAAAGGTGATAATGCTGACAAGGAAATCAAAGAATCACAAAAAATCATTAATGTTTTAAACGTGAAAGTTAAATCAACAAAATTTAATACTCAAGGAATAAGAAATAACACATTAGTTTCAATAATAAAAAACAAATCTGCACCTAAATTATATCCTCGAGCATGATCAAAAATAATTTCTGATAAGTAA
- a CDS encoding YneF family protein yields the protein METWVVVVIAISSFIVALAIGIFSGMFIAQKRFKKQLDENPPITESMIRAMFLQMGRKPSESQIKAVMRSMKQAK from the coding sequence ATGGAAACATGAGTAGTAGTAGTTATTGCGATATCATCATTTATTGTTGCATTAGCAATTGGTATCTTTAGTGGAATGTTCATTGCACAAAAAAGATTTAAAAAACAATTAGATGAAAATCCTCCAATAACAGAATCAATGATTCGTGCAATGTTCTTACAAATGGGTCGTAAACCTTCAGAATCACAAATAAAAGCTGTTATGCGTTCAATGAAACAAGCCAAATAA
- a CDS encoding ribose-phosphate diphosphokinase codes for MQKIVKNSIVFGMDHSWGLAQEIQEILKMEIIKPNKTVFKNGEVMLSSPVTVRNLDTYLICNTGNAVHDQLMEILIFIDSLKRAGAKSINLVMTCYGYARQDRKAGPRQPITAKLVADLLETAGISKIFTMDLHNTSIQGFFNVPVDDLNGNLIFAHELRKRGEFFSVVSPDHGGTVRARGLAELISQDIQIAVIDKRRTAPNVSEVMGILGDVKNKNIIIIDDIIDTGGTIIKAAHTLKEHGAKKIIVAASHGLFSNGFEMFENDDVISEVMILNTIESNKFKGWKKLNIVSLGFFLAHVIKSNIESESITGIYNAYKDEDFTDFE; via the coding sequence ATGCAAAAAATAGTTAAAAATTCAATAGTTTTTGGAATGGATCATTCTTGAGGTTTGGCTCAAGAAATTCAAGAAATATTAAAAATGGAAATAATTAAACCTAATAAAACTGTGTTTAAAAATGGTGAGGTTATGCTGTCTTCTCCAGTTACTGTGCGTAATTTGGATACTTATTTAATTTGTAATACAGGTAATGCAGTGCATGATCAATTAATGGAAATTTTGATTTTCATTGATTCTTTAAAAAGAGCCGGAGCAAAAAGTATTAATTTAGTTATGACGTGTTATGGTTATGCTCGTCAAGACAGAAAAGCGGGGCCACGTCAACCTATTACAGCGAAGCTTGTGGCGGATTTATTGGAAACTGCGGGAATAAGTAAAATTTTTACAATGGATTTACACAATACTTCTATTCAAGGGTTTTTCAATGTACCAGTTGATGATTTAAATGGTAACTTAATCTTTGCGCATGAATTACGCAAAAGAGGTGAGTTTTTCAGTGTTGTTTCGCCTGATCACGGTGGAACAGTTAGAGCGAGAGGACTTGCGGAGTTAATTTCACAAGATATACAAATAGCTGTTATTGACAAACGTCGTACTGCACCTAATGTAAGTGAAGTTATGGGTATATTAGGGGATGTTAAAAACAAAAACATTATTATCATCGATGACATTATTGATACTGGTGGAACAATAATTAAAGCTGCACATACATTGAAAGAACATGGGGCTAAAAAAATAATCGTTGCTGCATCACACGGTTTATTCTCAAATGGTTTTGAGATGTTTGAAAATGATGATGTAATATCTGAAGTTATGATATTAAATACTATTGAAAGTAATAAGTTTAAAGGTTGAAAAAAACTAAATATTGTTTCATTGGGATTTTTCCTAGCTCATGTTATAAAATCTAACATTGAAAGTGAATCAATTACAGGAATATATAATGCTTACAAAGACGAAGATTTCACAGATTTTGAATAA